In Streptomyces sp. SN-593, a single genomic region encodes these proteins:
- a CDS encoding ABC transporter ATP-binding protein yields the protein MTGDGGLTVGDSSSTSDPVASGAPDARPSRLCAKGLSVDYVRKGKSVRAVDNVDLELRDGEFVAIVGPSGSGKSTFLMAIDGLVPLSGGTVSVNGTVTHGPAPDRAVVFQDASLLPWRTIIDNVAYGLEIAKRPKAERYRIAEELIALTGLRGFEQFYPSQLSGGMRQRVNIARALASNPEVLLLDEPFSGLDAQTRETMQGELLKVWDEQKKTAVFVTHQIDEAVYLADRVIAFSARPARIVQEWRIPFERPRPLELKQTQKHRDIEAEIWAVVRHEGEKSAKGR from the coding sequence ATGACTGGTGACGGCGGCCTGACCGTCGGCGATTCCTCCTCGACATCCGACCCCGTCGCCTCCGGAGCGCCCGACGCCAGGCCGTCACGGCTGTGTGCGAAGGGCCTCTCGGTCGACTACGTCCGCAAGGGCAAGTCGGTGCGCGCCGTGGACAACGTCGACCTCGAACTGCGCGACGGGGAGTTCGTCGCCATCGTGGGCCCCAGCGGCTCCGGCAAGAGCACGTTCCTGATGGCCATCGACGGTCTGGTGCCGCTGTCCGGCGGCACCGTCTCGGTCAACGGGACGGTGACCCACGGGCCGGCCCCCGACCGGGCCGTGGTCTTCCAGGACGCCAGCCTGCTGCCGTGGCGCACGATCATCGACAACGTCGCCTACGGCCTGGAGATCGCCAAGCGCCCCAAGGCCGAGCGCTACCGGATCGCCGAGGAGCTGATCGCCCTCACCGGCCTGCGCGGGTTCGAGCAGTTCTACCCGTCGCAGCTTTCCGGCGGGATGCGCCAGCGAGTGAACATCGCCCGCGCGCTCGCCTCCAACCCCGAAGTGCTGCTGCTCGACGAGCCGTTCTCCGGTCTGGACGCCCAGACGCGCGAGACGATGCAGGGCGAACTGCTCAAGGTCTGGGACGAGCAGAAGAAGACCGCCGTGTTCGTCACGCACCAGATCGACGAGGCCGTCTACCTGGCCGACCGGGTCATCGCCTTCAGCGCCCGGCCCGCGCGCATCGTGCAGGAGTGGCGCATCCCCTTCGAGCGGCCGCGTCCGCTGGAGCTCAAGCAGACGCAGAAGCACCGCGACATCGAGGCCGAGATCTGGGCGGTCGTGCGGCACGAGGGCGAGAAGAGCGCCAAGGGCCGCTGA
- a CDS encoding nuclear transport factor 2 family protein: MSDALTPDDRLEIRELFARWSRAEDTGASEDWAALFTEDGRCSNGRGETMRGHAELLRNSQERWRKATARRSVHWMGEAVIDPAEDGARARHTSMLIETVDGGGYRIRSLSERTYDVCRPADAWLIRSREFRRLPASED, from the coding sequence ATGTCAGACGCGTTGACGCCGGACGACCGGCTCGAGATCCGGGAACTGTTCGCACGCTGGAGCCGTGCGGAGGACACCGGTGCCTCCGAGGACTGGGCGGCGCTGTTCACCGAGGACGGGCGCTGCTCGAACGGCCGCGGCGAGACGATGCGCGGCCACGCGGAACTCCTGCGCAACTCGCAGGAGCGGTGGCGCAAGGCGACCGCGCGCCGCAGCGTCCACTGGATGGGCGAGGCCGTGATCGACCCCGCCGAGGACGGTGCGCGGGCACGCCACACCTCCATGCTCATCGAGACGGTCGACGGCGGGGGCTACCGCATCCGGAGCCTGTCCGAGCGGACCTACGACGTGTGCAGGCCCGCCGACGCGTGGCTCATCAGGTCACGGGAGTTCCGGCGGCTGCCGGCGTCGGAAGACTGA
- a CDS encoding 4-carboxy-4-hydroxy-2-oxoadipate aldolase/oxaloacetate decarboxylase produces the protein MRTVVVTDPPRAAQEDADALARFGVATVHEAQGRTGYLGPEYRPAWPGARVAGTAVTVLCWPGDNLMVHVAVEQCRPGDILVVATNSPSSDGLFGELFATSLASRGVRGAVLSCGVRDVADLREMGFPVWSTAVSAQGSVKATAGAVNVPVVLGGQLVHPGDVVVADDDGAVVVERRRAAEVVGLSQAREDKEAATRSAFVGGAVGLDVYGMRQRLPDFGIQYVPYATYAAEQGGSGA, from the coding sequence GTGCGAACAGTGGTTGTGACCGACCCGCCCAGGGCGGCCCAGGAGGACGCGGACGCGCTGGCCCGCTTCGGCGTGGCCACCGTGCACGAGGCCCAGGGGCGCACCGGCTACCTCGGGCCGGAGTACCGGCCGGCGTGGCCCGGGGCGCGGGTGGCCGGCACCGCGGTGACCGTGCTGTGCTGGCCCGGCGACAACCTGATGGTGCACGTCGCCGTCGAGCAGTGCCGCCCCGGGGACATCCTGGTGGTCGCCACCAACTCCCCGAGCAGCGACGGCCTGTTCGGCGAGCTGTTCGCCACGTCGCTGGCAAGCCGGGGCGTGCGCGGCGCGGTGCTGTCCTGCGGGGTGCGCGACGTCGCCGACCTGCGGGAGATGGGCTTCCCGGTCTGGTCCACGGCGGTCAGTGCGCAGGGATCGGTGAAGGCGACCGCGGGCGCGGTGAACGTCCCCGTCGTGCTCGGCGGCCAACTCGTCCACCCCGGAGACGTGGTGGTCGCGGACGACGACGGCGCCGTGGTCGTCGAGCGGCGGCGCGCGGCCGAGGTGGTCGGGCTGTCGCAGGCCCGGGAGGACAAGGAGGCCGCGACCCGCTCGGCGTTCGTCGGCGGCGCGGTCGGCCTCGACGTCTACGGCATGCGGCAGCGGCTGCCCGACTTCGGCATCCAGTACGTGCCCTACGCGACCTACGCCGCGGAGCAGGGCGGGAGCGGCGCATGA
- a CDS encoding beta-propeller fold lactonase family protein — protein sequence MSDHVPTSVRLCTAVGRRLTLHALTVADARLTDLGSVELPSRVQCVRPHAELPLLYVACADRSPDADGDPYYAVVVRVGADGALTVVGEPTPLPARPIDITTDAGSSHLLTAYSSAPGLTVHTLAGDGAIGAQVPMPPDLDHGGSPHQVQVCASGERAVITARGSKPYGTPKYKPGALKVLAYDAGHVANLYSVAPAEDSGLPGFNPRQVAFHPTLPTAYLSLEGQNMLTVLAVDGEDIGAEPLWTLDLLQDREHVMPRQDGGALRLHPNGKFLYIANRNDGVRDPKQPSWLSPDPVPVFPGGENSVLVFALDEATGEPVLRQRIDSGGLHPRTITMDPAGRVLVTGNMAPMRVGEPGGVRDVPAGLGVFRIAADGTLALVRVVPIDVGPEILAWVGVVDR from the coding sequence TTGTCCGACCACGTCCCCACGTCGGTACGGCTGTGCACGGCGGTGGGTCGAAGGCTCACCCTGCACGCCCTGACCGTCGCCGACGCACGGCTGACCGACCTCGGCTCGGTGGAACTGCCCTCGCGGGTCCAGTGCGTCCGACCGCATGCCGAACTGCCCCTGCTGTACGTCGCCTGCGCCGACCGCTCGCCCGACGCCGACGGCGACCCCTACTACGCGGTCGTCGTACGGGTCGGCGCGGACGGCGCACTGACCGTCGTCGGTGAGCCGACACCGCTGCCGGCGCGGCCGATCGACATCACGACCGACGCCGGCAGCTCCCACCTGCTCACCGCGTACAGCTCCGCCCCGGGCCTGACCGTCCACACCCTGGCCGGCGACGGCGCGATCGGCGCGCAGGTGCCGATGCCGCCGGACCTCGACCACGGCGGCTCGCCGCACCAGGTGCAGGTGTGCGCCTCCGGCGAGCGGGCGGTCATCACCGCCCGCGGGTCGAAGCCCTACGGCACGCCCAAGTACAAGCCCGGCGCCCTGAAGGTGCTCGCCTACGACGCCGGCCACGTGGCCAACCTGTACTCCGTCGCCCCCGCCGAGGACAGCGGCCTGCCCGGCTTCAACCCGCGCCAGGTCGCCTTCCACCCGACGCTGCCCACCGCGTACCTCTCACTCGAGGGCCAGAACATGCTGACCGTGCTCGCCGTCGACGGCGAGGACATCGGCGCCGAGCCGCTGTGGACCCTCGACCTGCTCCAGGACCGCGAGCACGTCATGCCGCGCCAGGACGGCGGGGCGCTGCGGCTGCACCCGAACGGGAAGTTCCTCTACATCGCCAACCGCAACGACGGGGTGCGCGACCCGAAGCAGCCGAGCTGGCTGTCGCCGGACCCGGTGCCGGTCTTCCCGGGCGGCGAGAACTCCGTGCTGGTCTTCGCCCTCGACGAGGCCACCGGCGAGCCGGTGCTGCGGCAGCGGATCGACTCCGGCGGACTGCACCCCCGCACGATCACCATGGACCCGGCGGGGCGGGTGCTGGTCACCGGCAACATGGCGCCGATGCGGGTCGGGGAACCTGGCGGCGTCCGGGACGTCCCGGCCGGTCTCGGGGTGTTCCGGATCGCGGCGGACGGCACGCTCGCCCTCGTCCGCGTGGTGCCGATCGACGTCGGCCCGGAGATCCTGGCATGGGTCGGGGTGGTCGACCGGTGA
- a CDS encoding nuclear transport factor 2 family protein, which translates to MGTLETTVLTAEDRLAIHQLLAEYSVYEDSGAAQEWAALFTSDGRFVSKAGKETVGREALAAFATERWKRPEVRRWVHWVNNVTIKPVPEGAEAFSYAMVVEKSEDGTFSIVNVQAKRDTLRVEDGAWRFHVRRVEVLQAS; encoded by the coding sequence ATGGGGACCCTGGAGACGACCGTGCTGACCGCCGAGGACCGGTTGGCGATCCACCAGCTGCTCGCGGAGTACAGCGTGTACGAGGACTCCGGCGCGGCGCAGGAGTGGGCGGCGCTGTTCACCTCCGACGGGCGGTTCGTCAGCAAGGCGGGCAAGGAGACGGTGGGCCGCGAGGCGCTGGCCGCCTTCGCCACCGAGCGGTGGAAGCGCCCGGAGGTGCGCCGGTGGGTGCACTGGGTGAACAACGTGACGATCAAGCCGGTGCCCGAGGGCGCCGAGGCGTTCTCGTACGCGATGGTCGTGGAGAAGTCGGAGGACGGCACGTTCTCGATCGTGAACGTGCAGGCGAAGCGGGACACGCTGCGCGTCGAGGACGGGGCCTGGCGCTTCCACGTCCGCCGGGTCGAGGTCCTCCAGGCCTCCTGA
- a CDS encoding 4-oxalomesaconate tautomerase, which translates to MSYDDAGVPCVIMRGGTSRGLYFEAADLPADPAARDDLLLRLMGTPDPRQIDGLGGATSLTSKVAVVGRSDAPDADVDYLFLQLGVEHASVSDRQNCGNILAGVGQFAVERGLVAAADGETSVRIRMANSGSVAVATFPTPDGRVEYRGDVAISGVPGTAAPVVLSFAGTEGSLTGGLLPTGNVRDVVAGIEVTCVDNGMPVVVAAAESFGLTGAESAEELAADTGLLDAVDALRTEAGTLMGLRDVAASPVPKTVLVGPPADGGHVRARSFIPRRPHTSIGVLAAISAVTALRVPGAVGHEIARGWPAGSGQVDIEHPTGHILVDVALDLTGARPRVTRAGVVRTARKLSEGTVFPR; encoded by the coding sequence ATGAGCTACGACGACGCCGGCGTGCCCTGCGTGATCATGCGGGGCGGCACGTCGCGCGGCCTGTACTTCGAGGCGGCCGACCTGCCCGCCGACCCGGCCGCGCGCGACGACCTGCTGCTGCGGCTGATGGGCACCCCGGACCCGCGGCAGATCGACGGCCTGGGCGGCGCGACGTCGCTGACCAGCAAGGTGGCGGTCGTCGGCCGGTCCGACGCGCCGGACGCCGACGTCGACTACCTCTTCCTCCAGCTCGGCGTCGAGCACGCCTCCGTCAGCGACCGGCAGAACTGCGGCAACATCCTGGCCGGCGTCGGGCAGTTCGCGGTCGAGCGGGGCCTGGTGGCCGCCGCCGACGGCGAGACCTCGGTGCGGATCAGGATGGCCAACTCCGGCAGCGTCGCGGTCGCGACCTTCCCGACGCCGGACGGGCGCGTGGAGTACCGCGGGGACGTCGCCATCTCCGGCGTCCCGGGCACCGCGGCGCCGGTCGTGCTCTCCTTCGCCGGCACCGAGGGCTCGCTGACCGGCGGCCTGCTGCCCACCGGCAACGTCCGTGACGTGGTCGCGGGCATCGAGGTCACCTGCGTCGACAACGGGATGCCGGTGGTCGTGGCCGCGGCGGAGTCGTTCGGCCTGACCGGCGCCGAGAGCGCCGAGGAACTCGCCGCCGACACCGGGCTGCTGGACGCGGTCGACGCGCTGCGCACCGAGGCCGGGACGCTGATGGGCCTGCGGGACGTCGCCGCCTCCCCGGTGCCGAAGACGGTGCTGGTCGGCCCGCCGGCCGACGGCGGCCACGTCCGCGCGCGCTCGTTCATCCCGCGCCGGCCGCACACCTCCATCGGCGTGCTGGCGGCGATCAGCGCGGTGACGGCGCTGCGCGTCCCCGGTGCGGTCGGCCACGAGATCGCCCGCGGGTGGCCGGCCGGCTCGGGCCAGGTCGACATCGAGCACCCGACCGGGCACATCCTCGTGGACGTCGCCCTGGACCTGACCGGCGCCCGGCCGCGCGTGACACGCGCCGGCGTCGTGCGCACCGCGCGCAAGCTCTCGGAAGGGACGGTCTTCCCGCGATGA
- a CDS encoding malonic semialdehyde reductase, producing MTGVTEDARKQLFRAARTAKAFTDTPVGDDELREIWELTRWGPTGGNIQPLRVLFVRGEEAVDRLVPHLSKGNARKVRAAPATAVLAADLDFHSRLGLIAPGSSAKQERYAADRVLGEADARFNATLQAGYFVMAVRAVGLAAGPMGGFDGPGIDAEFFGDRNWRTILAVNIGHPAADAWQDRQPRVPEADAVHWA from the coding sequence GTGACCGGCGTGACCGAGGACGCCAGGAAGCAGTTGTTCCGCGCCGCCCGCACCGCGAAGGCGTTCACCGACACCCCCGTCGGCGACGACGAGCTGCGGGAGATCTGGGAGCTGACCCGCTGGGGGCCCACCGGCGGCAACATCCAGCCGCTGCGCGTCCTGTTCGTCCGGGGCGAGGAGGCCGTGGACCGGCTCGTCCCGCACCTGAGCAAGGGCAACGCCAGGAAGGTCCGGGCGGCCCCGGCCACGGCGGTGCTCGCCGCCGACCTCGACTTCCACTCCCGGCTCGGCCTCATCGCGCCCGGCTCCTCCGCCAAACAGGAGCGCTACGCCGCCGACCGGGTGCTCGGCGAGGCGGACGCGCGGTTCAACGCCACCTTGCAGGCCGGCTACTTCGTCATGGCGGTCCGGGCCGTCGGCCTGGCCGCCGGCCCGATGGGCGGCTTCGACGGCCCGGGCATCGACGCGGAGTTCTTCGGCGACCGCAACTGGCGCACGATCCTCGCCGTCAACATCGGCCACCCCGCGGCGGACGCGTGGCAGGACCGGCAGCCGCGGGTTCCGGAGGCGGACGCCGTCCACTGGGCCTGA